One Ignavibacteria bacterium genomic window, AAGCGCCTTCTTCAAGCGCCTTTGTAAGCGCCTTTGTAAGCGCCTTCTTCAAGCGCCTTTGTAAGCGCCTTTGTAAGCGCCTTTGTAAGCGCCTTCTTCAAGCGCCTTTGTAAGCTGAGTCACGTTTAAGGGTTGTGAGAGTACGAAGAGGTTTTAGGGGAACCCTATGTCTCTTCTTCAACTCCGCATGTATAAACGGGCCGGCGAGATCTCTGATGAGGTTGCTCTGTTTGCAAGTGCATGGCCGCACATCCATCGGAACACGATCGGAGATCAGATCATTAGAGCGGCGGATTCGATCTCAAACAACATTGCTGAAGGGTATGGCAGAACAGCAACAGGAGAACGCATCCAGTTTCTGATGTATGCCGATGGCTCGATCTCAGAAACAAGAAACTGTCTACATAGAGCATTCGGCCGGAACCTCATCGACGCAGACACCAACGCTCGACTTCAACAGCGCCTCGTATCATTGTCGATTAGTATCGTAGAGTTCGCACATGCTATAATTGAAAGAGACCCATCATACAAGGGTCCATTCCGCGAACGAATCGCAAAACGCCGCGCCTGGCTTGTGAAGAAGCTCGCCAAGAACGGCGCAGCTCCCCCAAACGAACAATCTTAAAGAAGGCGCTTGCAGAAGGCGCTTGCAGAAGGCGCTTGAATAAGGCGCTTGAATAAGGCGCTTGAACAATGCGCTTGAACAAGGCGCTTGAACAAGGCGCTTGAACAAGGCGCTTGAACAAGGCGCTTGAACAAGGCGCTTGAACAAGGCGCTTAACGAAGGCGCTTAGAGAAGGCGCTTGAACAAGGCGCTTAGAGAAGGCGCTTGAACAAGGCGCTTGAACAAGGCGCTTAACGAAGGCGCTTGCAGAAGGCGCTTACAAAGCCTCCAGCCTAGCAAACGCAACCATCAACTGCTTCCTTTGACCGTTATCAAACAGCACGGTGGCCTTTTCACTCTGACCTGTGCCGCTTACGGAGCTGATGGTGCCGGCGCCGAACATGGGGTGTTTGACGCGCTGACCTACCTTGACGGATGAAGGGCCTTCTGGGGCCGGACCTTGCACGCCACGGGCCTTGGGTTGGCTGACGCTGGTATAGCGCTTTGGCATTGGCAGCTGTGAATACGACTCACCCTGCGCCACCTGAGAATACGAGGATTGTTTTGGTGATGAGGGGGCTGTTCGTGGCGCTGCTTCCCGTGCATTGTTGCCGGTCATACTGCGTGCAGATGGTGCAAGGGTGTCCTTGTCGATCTCACCTAAGAACATGGATGGACGGGAGAAGACGAGTTCGCCAAAACGGTACCGACGTTCTGCGTAGGAAAGAACGAGCTGCTCACGTGCGCGTGTGATGCCCACATAAAGGAGTCTGCGTTCTTCCTCCTGCTCCATCATGTCGGTCTCTGCCTTTGCCAACGGGAACAAACCTTGTTCGAGTCCGGCAATAACAACGAGGGGAAACTCAAGCCCCTTAGCAGCATGCATGGTCATCATGGCGATACGTTCTGTTCCAAGCTTTGGATCATCAGCATCACTGAGCAAGGCGATCTGCTCGAGGTAGTTGATGAGGGTCATGTTCTCATCAAGCTCTTGCTGCTCGGCGATGTGATCGAGGAGACGTTCAATGTTGTTCCATCGATCGAGTGCTTCTTCCGACTGTTGAAGCTTGTACATCTGGGGGAGCCCCGTTGCCTCGATATAGGCCTGGGCAAGTGATGCAGGAGCAAGCTCGGGCATCATCTCCTGGTAACGAGCGATGATCCCAACGAAGTCCTTGACGGCCTTTGCCGTGCGGGCCTGCATCATGGGGACGGTTTCGATGTTTGATAGGACTTCGAAGACCGGACTGTTGGTTCGGACAGCAAACTCTTGAACGCGTTCAAGGGTTGTAGCGCCAATACCACGCGCAGGCTCATTGATGACGCGGAGGATGCTCTCGGTGTCGTTGGGGTTGACGAGGAGTCGCAGATAGGCGAGGACGTCTTTCACTTCCTTACGCTTATAGAAACTCACTCCGCTCACGATATGGTATGGAGTGTTCCCTCTACGCAGTGCATCTTCCAATGCTTGCGATTGAGCGTTGGTGCGATACAGAATGGCCACGTCCTTGTACGAGTATCCGTACTTCTCAACGCGTGAACGTATCGTCCGTGCGATCATGTCGGCTTCTTCGCGGTCATCTCTGCACGCAAGAACAGTGATCTTTTCGCCTTCGATGTTGTCGGTGAAGAGCGACTTCTTCAGCTGCTTGGTGTTGCGCTTGATCACGCTATCTGCCGCCGCAAGAATGGTCTTGGTTGACCGGTAGTTTTGCTCGAGACGGACAACCTTTGATTCGGGATAGTCGCGCTCAAAGTCGAGGATGTTGCGGATATCCGCACCACGCCACCGGTAGATACTCTGCGCGTCATCGCCCACAACACAAAGGTTGCGGTACTTCCGCGCCAACATCGTCACCACTTGATACTGTGCACGGTTGGTGTCTTGATACTCATCCACCAGCAGATATCGGAATCTATCCTGCAACGACTCGAGCACGTCGGGATGATGTTCAAGAAGTCTGATGGTATTGAGCAACAGATCATCAAAGTCCATCGCATTACTCTGCGCCAGACGTTTCTCGTACTCCTCAAAGATCTGTCCGGTCTGCTTCTCAAGAACAGAGTCTGCACTTCGCACATACTCCTGCCACGAGATCATGGAGTTCTTCGCACTCGAGATCCGTCCACGTACACCATTCACCGGCACAACCTGCTGCGAAACACCAAGCTGATTCATCACAGCCTTGATCGCTGCGGCTTGATCGTCGGTATCGTAGATCGTGAACGATGATGTGTAGCCGATCCTATCAGCGAACTGACGAAGGATCCTTGCGAACACCGAGTGGAATGTACCGGCCATCATTGATCGTGCTATGCCCCCTCCCACAAGATGAGAGATGCGTTCCTTCATCTCCTGGGCGGCCTTGTTGGTAAAGGTCAGCGCAAGAACGTGAGATGGGTTCACACCCAAACGCAAAAGGTAGGCGATGCGGAAGGTGAGAACGCGTGTTTTACCGGAGCCCGCACCGGCAATGATGAGGACCGGACCTTCTGTGGTGCTCACGGCTTCTGCTTGAGCGGCGTTGAGTCCGTTGAGAAGATCACCGGCCGGCGTGCCATCACCCATTGGCGTTAGAGTAAGGGTCATTCACCTTCTCCGGAACCCGAGCCGGACTTCTTCACGTAGTCGGTATGGTAGAATCCGCCGCCCTTGTAAATGATGCCGCTTCCGCCGGTGATGCGACGTTCCACATGCCCCTTCCCTTTTTCCGGTTGATCGCAGATCT contains:
- a CDS encoding UvrD-helicase domain-containing protein, which gives rise to MTLTLTPMGDGTPAGDLLNGLNAAQAEAVSTTEGPVLIIAGAGSGKTRVLTFRIAYLLRLGVNPSHVLALTFTNKAAQEMKERISHLVGGGIARSMMAGTFHSVFARILRQFADRIGYTSSFTIYDTDDQAAAIKAVMNQLGVSQQVVPVNGVRGRISSAKNSMISWQEYVRSADSVLEKQTGQIFEEYEKRLAQSNAMDFDDLLLNTIRLLEHHPDVLESLQDRFRYLLVDEYQDTNRAQYQVVTMLARKYRNLCVVGDDAQSIYRWRGADIRNILDFERDYPESKVVRLEQNYRSTKTILAAADSVIKRNTKQLKKSLFTDNIEGEKITVLACRDDREEADMIARTIRSRVEKYGYSYKDVAILYRTNAQSQALEDALRRGNTPYHIVSGVSFYKRKEVKDVLAYLRLLVNPNDTESILRVINEPARGIGATTLERVQEFAVRTNSPVFEVLSNIETVPMMQARTAKAVKDFVGIIARYQEMMPELAPASLAQAYIEATGLPQMYKLQQSEEALDRWNNIERLLDHIAEQQELDENMTLINYLEQIALLSDADDPKLGTERIAMMTMHAAKGLEFPLVVIAGLEQGLFPLAKAETDMMEQEEERRLLYVGITRAREQLVLSYAERRYRFGELVFSRPSMFLGEIDKDTLAPSARSMTGNNAREAAPRTAPSSPKQSSYSQVAQGESYSQLPMPKRYTSVSQPKARGVQGPAPEGPSSVKVGQRVKHPMFGAGTISSVSGTGQSEKATVLFDNGQRKQLMVAFARLEAL
- a CDS encoding four helix bundle protein; its protein translation is MSLLQLRMYKRAGEISDEVALFASAWPHIHRNTIGDQIIRAADSISNNIAEGYGRTATGERIQFLMYADGSISETRNCLHRAFGRNLIDADTNARLQQRLVSLSISIVEFAHAIIERDPSYKGPFRERIAKRRAWLVKKLAKNGAAPPNEQS
- a CDS encoding zinc ribbon domain-containing protein, giving the protein MPTYDYVCTTCGKNFEYMQAMKEEPLTTCPAEICDQPEKGKGHVERRITGGSGIIYKGGGFYHTDYVKKSGSGSGEGE